A genomic window from Anthonomus grandis grandis chromosome 4, icAntGran1.3, whole genome shotgun sequence includes:
- the LOC126734755 gene encoding c-Myc-binding protein homolog, protein MSTANPSYKPSEGKREEFRKYLEKNGVMDALTRVLVNLYEEADKPDDALEYIRDKMAVMAGLETTKQLQMKLADAEERIKELESQLQTGDGPVEDVSAPTASTPDMPFTEDQIKTEDDAAPPPPPTEEPPAENPPEES, encoded by the coding sequence ATGAGCACCGCAAATCCGTCCTATAAACCGTCCGAGGGTAAACGCGAAGAGTTCCGTAAGTATTTAGAGAAAAATGGCGTAATGGATGCACTGACGAGGGTCCTGGTGAACCTGTACGAAGAGGCGGACAAGCCGGATGACGCCCTGGAGTATATCAGGGACAAAATGGCGGTAATGGCGGGTCTGGAAACGACCAAACAGCTCCAAATGAAACTGGCAGATGCGGAGGAACGAATAAAAGAGCTGGAAAGTCAGCTGCAAACCGGCGACGGGCCAGTGGAGGACGTTTCTGCTCCGACCGCGAGCACTCCCGATATGCCGTTCACCGAAGACCAGATTAAAACCGAAGACGACGCTGCTCCTCCTCCCCCCCCGACAGAAGAACCGCCCGCGGAAAATCCACCGGAGGAGTCCTAA